The window CGTTAAAGTATTTTTTTCAAAAACGGTTTCTTCCGATTCGGAAGAAATTTTCGAATGTCCGTTGTTAAGATTTAAACCCGCCCAAAATGCAAGAGAACTTACAAAAACCGTAACTACCGCAGTCCAAACAAAAAATTGCCGTTTACTATATAATTTCATATCTATTTCACCGCCTCCGATTAAAAAAAATTATATTACTAATGTAGTAAAATTTAAGAGGGATTGTCAAGTCTATTACCGCCTGTTTTCAGGTACGGGTTAATAGACTTGATACAAAAGAGGCTACCGCCCTGCCCCTTCCTATAATGCCCAAACCTTCGCCCGTTTTTGCTTTTACAAAAACCGAATCCTTTTTTATTTTTAAAATATCGGCAATAGATTCTCTAATAATCTCGCGGTAAGGCAATATTTTAGGCTTTTCTATAAGAATAACGCAATCTATATTTTCTATTTTCCAACCCGCACCGTTTATTTTTTCCCGAACGATTTTTAAAAGCTCCGCCGAATCCGCATTTTTCCAAGTTTTATCTTCGGGAGGAAAAAACTCTCCTATATCTCCCATACCCGAGGCGCCTAAAAGAGAATCTGTTACGGCATGTAAAAG is drawn from Treponema pedis and contains these coding sequences:
- the ispF gene encoding 2-C-methyl-D-erythritol 2,4-cyclodiphosphate synthase: MRTGLGYDLHKLVRGRKLMLGGVHIPFKKGEAAHSDGDVLLHAVTDSLLGASGMGDIGEFFPPEDKTWKNADSAELLKIVREKINGAGWKIENIDCVILIEKPKILPYREIIRESIADILKIKKDSVFVKAKTGEGLGIIGRGRAVASFVSSLLTRT